The genomic segment CATGGCTGTGAAAGTTATCCTTATAAATTAAGAAatggaattgtattttttattatacccCGTGCAACCCCAAATCTTGTTGTTACTGTCAAAAGTACAGTTGACATATTTTCAAACAATTTTAAGAGACATTGAAGTGGATGGTCCACTGTAGAATATGTTCTTCATGCCAGAATTTAGGCTGTGCCATTTAATTCTTATGACTATTCTGAGGACTGAATAGGAGAACGAATGATTTCTCTAGAATTCCTTACTTTCTACAGGGATTTTCTCAAAAGATTCTCAATATACATGATGACATTTAAACGCACATTCAAACATTATTTCCCATGCttgattcattttttgttaaCATATTTGAAGATAAAAATCTTCTGCAATGAACTTCTTATCAAAGAActtgtttgtgtattttgtctAACCAGCAAACAAGGATTTCTACTCACGTAGtaatttaaaattcagtttaAGACACTGTATCTAGGGTTGACTATTTCTTAGTAGTTCCCACTGGATGAAAACTAACGTGCTCTCATTGGGCTCAATATGATTTGTCACCAGTTTGGAAATATTCAAAACATCATTCCTTAGAGAATGCAGATCTGCATATTAGACAAACATATCTTATAAAAACTGACTTCAGACCTGTTTCTACAAATGCTGTATGTTGTTTGGGGATACTATCATATGTTTTTAAAGGTAATTCAATATTAAATGATACATGTTATACAAGAAAATAGGTAGAGAATGAAACAGGCACTTCCACACTCTTTAAATTTGTATGTTGAGCTTTACTCTGTGCTTTATCTTTACTGACAAGTGTAACAACAGAAGTATGCAGATAagtaatatttttctgtcttattTGACACAATGTTTTTGGCTGTCATCAAtgtcatttgaagaaaaaaacaagataaagaaaacaaagaaaactacATGCATGGTTTCCTtacagatacatttattaacattACATCTTTATTGTGGTTTCTAATCTTATCTTTTCTTCTTATTGCAGGTTATGAAATATGATTCAAAATGCCACACAAAATAATGTAAGCACTGAAGACATTTTTTTGATTCCCAGTTTGGGTGTTCGCCAGCTGAGGATGGTCGTTGTCCAGGTGCTGGTTGCGATTTTTCTCTATGTGAACTGTTTCATGCTcttcacttttttcaaaacagagaTTTTTCGGACAACCACACGCTACATTTTGTTCGCACACTCGTTACTCAGTGACtcagttcttttgtttttgacagACCTTGTAGTACTGCAGGTACATTTCAATATCCTGCTTCCTGtggaattttgtattttactctGCATGATTATGGAAATTGTCTCCAATACAACCCCATTTACCATCACTGCGATGTGTCTGGAGCGCTATGTGGCCATCTGCCTGCCACTGAGACACGCGGACATTTCCACCCTGAGGAGGACACTGGTTGGAATTCTCTTCATCTGGGCTCTTAGTTCCATATACGCCATTATTGATCTCTTCATTTTCACTGCTACAGCACCTCCAAGTTATTTTATAGAAGACACATTCTGCAGCTATGAAATATTATTACTGACAGAATGGCACAGCTATACGAGAGCCATTCTGTCAAATTTGGAATTTGTTGTAATAGGAATAATCCTGGTATtttgttatattaaaataatgtcaGCAGCCAGAGCTGCTTCAGGAGATGATACAAAATCCTCATCCAAAGCTCAAAAGACTTTGCTTCTGCACACAATGCAGTTGCTGCTCTGTTTAATTGAACTGTTGTGTCCATTTGTAGAGATGGCAGTTTTGGAAATTGACATTCACATTTTTGTAACTGTAAGATATTTCaattttattgcttttacaTTGGCTTCCAGATGTCTCAGCCCTCTTGTTTATGGTTTAAGGGATGCAGAATTCTTTAATGCTCTTAAAAATTATGCATGTCTTAGACTGAAGAAAACAGTGTCTCCTCACTTTGTATACACATAATGGAAGGTGTAAAACGTTGTTTCTGAGTTCTTATATGAAACTTTGTAAAAGTCGCTATTGCATAATATTGCAGCAAATTCGGGTTCTTGGGTTTGTGCCCCAGTGCTCCCGCCACAGTTTGTCCCTCACCACATGGGCTCGAACCTGGGTCTCTGCTGTCGCTCAACAGGGGtattgccagctgagctaaagaagaccttcctTAACCTGGATGGTCAACATCCCTGTCATGCGCAGGGGCATATTTGTTACACTATGTTCAGTGAGTAAAACATTCTGTCatctttaaaattgaattttgcATATTGATTGTGGAATAGAAGGTTTTCGAACAACCccaatgaattaaaaaatctagaaattaaataaaaatacatgtaaaactTCATTTAGGAGCTAAGTGGATCAGGTACATTTAACAATATTACTCATGCAGGTCAAATGGTTACACTATTTTCCAGGTGGATAAAATATTTGCCCTGAATACCATCTCCTGAACATGATATTCAGTTCCATGTTCCATGAACAGTTCGCTATGCATaataattacagaaaaaatacatgtatGCATATTTCTCATATTGGCACTCATATGTAAAACATAACTAAAAATTGATTCTCATGGAAATTATTTGAACATAAGAGTGTATAATTATAGCTGCTGCTTTCATATCTCCGTTATCTGCAGtaactaacttttacagatgcactacagaaagcacactgacaggctgcatcacagtggggtatggcaactgcagtgctgcttactgtaaagccctacagcgggtggtgaaaactgcccagtccatcactggggttgccctcccatctatccaggacatttatgacagacggtgcttgaggaaagctctaaacatcatcaaagaccccacacaccccagatacagactttatgatctgctaccatctggaaaacggtaccggagcattcgggcccggactaccagactcagagacagtttttacccccgcactatcaaactgttaaactcccagcctctctcactctcactctcacctctcacctatgatctgaacctcacagtgccttctttctttcttaccagaaacccaaacacacatacctctaccatacatgtcaaaagttcactccccataatgtctatccctttatttcattctgttgatgcatatttttgcacataacctgttacctttttgttgttttgcacattacctgatgttgttttttgcacattgcctgttgctgttcttgcacatcgtctgttgttgttttttgcacactgcctgttgtctctgtctttcttttgttacacaattgtattgttgttgttgttttttttctttgtactacttatgtccgagagctagctaaatagcatttcgttatactatctaccatgtatatgagtataatgacaataaacgtGAACTTGAACATTTCCAGAGAGAATCAAGACCCGTGCTTTCAAAAGATTTCCATAgacttttttaatacaaatattattAGGAAACTCCTAATTGAGATAACAAAGATGACAATTATCTCATAAGAGGGGATGAACTTAGTGGAAAAGATCAAGATAAACGTGGATTGGGtgtttaaagtaaaaatgtcTCCAGTTGTGTCAGcatgattttttgttttcttttgttttgtggagCAAATCCACTTTCAGAGAGTCTTCCCTTTGCATCCTATTTGCCATGTGGTCTGCAACGAATCTCTACCTCTTCACAACAGCATATTTGTACCTGGTTagagtgtgctgacagtgtgaTTATAGGGTCACCTTTTAAAACTTCCCTCTAAAGTTTGTTGTCATGTCTCTTGTGAAATAACTACTACAAAAAGGACAAAATCAGCCACAtctataattttttttctactaTATAAATGGGGCACCTagattttcagtattttaattaaaagcacTAGTTTGCACAGCACATTTTGTGTAACTAACAAATTAAGAAATagaaatgttatttaatataccaaatttaaaactgttttagaCCTTGTATCTTGGGTTGCAATGCTAGCTCTTTACTGTTTCCaattaatgaaaacaaacattattCATACTGCTGGGCCTGTTTTCTGAAATCTGCACTGCAATACATAATCCATtaagatagcatcccaggagtTGAACACAGGTCTTTAGTGCTGCAATGTGCTTGTTtcctaattttacatttttttctgtcgtTACTTATTATGTGCACAGTGTTTTACATATTTCCCAGCTGTCACTTAAGTATGACCCTTCCCTAACCCTGGTCATGCTCCTAACATTGAACAATAATTtaaacctttttgttttgtcttattgCAACAGCAATctgtgaatgaaaaaataataatgaggaCCCAGGACTGCTATAATGTTCCCTTCTCAGGCAgctgtagaaaataaaaaactaaacatgaacacaacagttttttttaagtatatttCTGAATGGATTGTCTGTGCTG from the Lepisosteus oculatus isolate fLepOcu1 chromosome 5, fLepOcu1.hap2, whole genome shotgun sequence genome contains:
- the LOC107076690 gene encoding odorant receptor 131-2-like, encoding MTAQTGSILPSLRAGPLGPALRSVTNLALDLTTLPVLQLLSQHSFPVFQSFLLPACIPGNSSSLYTALCSLLFWSFSMSQYKKVLGKGSTDSVVAGISVHDKLCHRVLGVRQLRMVVVQVLVAIFLYVNCFMLFTFFKTEIFRTTTRYILFAHSLLSDSVLLFLTDLVVLQVHFNILLPVEFCILLCMIMEIVSNTTPFTITAMCLERYVAICLPLRHADISTLRRTLVGILFIWALSSIYAIIDLFIFTATAPPSYFIEDTFCSYEILLLTEWHSYTRAILSNLEFVVIGIILVFCYIKIMSAARAASGDDTKSSSKAQKTLLLHTMQLLLCLIELLCPFVEMAVLEIDIHIFVTVRYFNFIAFTLASRCLSPLVYGLRDAEFFNALKNYACLRLKKTVSPHFVYT